A genome region from Setaria italica strain Yugu1 chromosome III, Setaria_italica_v2.0, whole genome shotgun sequence includes the following:
- the LOC101769584 gene encoding 1-(5-phosphoribosyl)-5-[(5-phosphoribosylamino)methylideneamino] imidazole-4-carboxamide isomerase, chloroplastic, translating to MASRCPARVPSPRSAPRHGWAGSRVSARPSKCRASGGRSVICAAVSFRPCIDIHKGKVKQIVGSTLRDSSNDGTALVTNFESDKSAAEFAKLYKEDELVGGHVIMLGADPASQASSLEALRAYPGGLQVGGGINLENAMLYLNEGASHVIVTSYVFSDGKMNIERLRKLVELVGKQRLVLDLSCRKKDGRYTIVTDRWQKFSDVFVDEPTLEYLAAYADEFLVHGVDVEGKRLGIDEELVELLGRHSPIPVTYAGGVSTMDDLERIKKAGKSRVDVTVGSALDIFGGDLPYKDVVLWHKKQSLVGQL from the exons ATGGCGTCGAGATGCCCGGCGAGGGTACCGTCTCCGCGGTCCGCGCCGCGGCACGGCTGGGCGGGATCGCGAGTTTCGGCCCGCCCGTCGAAATGCAGGGCCTCGG GAGGACGTTCCGTCATCTGTGCCGCTGTTAGCTTCAGGCCATGCATTGACATACACAAG GGGAAAGTTAAACAGATTGTTGGCTCTACTCTTCGGGATTCATCAAATGATGGCACAGCACTTGTGACAAACTTTGAATCAGACAAATCTGCTGCAGAATTTGCAAAACTCTATAAAGAAGATGAACTTGTTGGCGGACATGTTATAATGCTTGGCGCGGATCCTGCAAGCCAGGCTTCATCACTGGAGGCGCTACGAGCATATCCTG GTGGTTTGCAAGTGGGAGGTGGAATAAATTTGGAGAATGCAATGTTGTACCTTAATGAAGGGGCAAGTCATGTGATAGTAACCTCA TATGTGTTTAGTGATGGCAAGATGAACATTGAAAGGCTAAGGAAACTTGTTGAGCTGGTTGGGAAACAGAGGCTTGTGTTGGACCTTAGTTGTCGAAAAAAG GATGGCAGATATACCATTGTAACTGACAGGTGGCAGAAGTTCAGTGATGTATTTGTGGATGAACCTACATTAGAATATCTTGCTGCCTATGCAGATGAGTTTTTGGTTCATGGTGTTGATGTGGAGGGTAAAAG GTTGGGAATTGATGAGGAACTTGTGGAACTATTGGGGCGTCATTCGCCG ATCCCAGTAACTTATGCTGGGGGTGTGTCAACAATGGATGACCTAGAGAGGATAAAGAAAGCAGGCAAAAGTCGAGTAGATGTTACTGTTGGGAGTGCTCTAGATATATTTGGAGGAGATTTGCCCTACAAAGACGTTGTCCTTTGGCACAAGAAGCAAAGTTTAGTTGGCCAACTGTGA
- the LOC101769176 gene encoding DNA-directed RNA polymerase II subunit RPB7 — protein sequence MFFHIVLERNMQLHPRHFGPHLRDKLVSKLIKDVEGTCSGRHGFVVAITGVEDIGKGLIREGTGYVTFPVKYQCVVFRPFKGEILEAVVTMVNKMGFFAEAGPVQIFVSNHLIPDDMEFQSGDVPNYTTSDGSVKIQKESEVRLKIIGTRVDATEIFCIGTIKDDFLGVISDPGAAV from the exons ATGTTCTTCCACATCGTGCTGGAGCGGAACATGCAGCTCCACCCGCGGCACTTCGGGCCGCACCTCCGGGACAAGCTCGTCTCCAAGCTCATCAAGGACGTCGAGGGCACGTGCAG CGGGCGCCACGGGTTTGTGGTGGCGATCACGGGGGTGGAGGACATCGGCAAGGGGCTCATCCGGGAGGGCACCGGCTACGTCACCTTCCCCGTCAAGTACCAGTGCGTCGTCTTCAGGCCCTTCAAGGGTGAGATCCTCGAGGCCGTCGTCACCATGGTCAATAAG ATGGGCTTCTTCGCAGAGGCTGGGCCGGTGCAGATTTTTGTGTCGAATCAT TTGATTCCTGACGATATGGAGTTCCAATCGGGTGATGTGCCAAACTACACAACTTCTGATGGATCG GTAAAAATTCAGAAGGAGAGTGAGGTGCGGCTGAAGATTATTGGTACTCGTGTTGATGCAACAGAAATT TTTTGCATTGGCACAATAAAAGATGACTTTTTGGGTGTTATCAGTGATCCTGGTGCAGCAGTGTAA